One genomic segment of Jaculus jaculus isolate mJacJac1 chromosome 2, mJacJac1.mat.Y.cur, whole genome shotgun sequence includes these proteins:
- the LOC123458830 gene encoding calcyclin-binding protein, whose amino-acid sequence MQQKSQKKPELVDSEKPAAVVAPLTTGYTVKISNYGWDQSDKFVKIYITLTGVHQVPIENVQVHFTERSFDLLVKNLNGKNYSMIVNNLLKPISVEGSSKKVKTDTVIILCRKKAENTRWDYLTQVEKECKEKEKPSYDNETDPSEGLMNVLKKIYEDGDDDMKRTINKAWVESREKQAKGETEF is encoded by the coding sequence ATGCAgcagaaatcacagaagaaaccAGAACTTGTTGACAGTGAAAAGCCAGCTGCTGTAGTTGCTCCTCTTACAACAGGATATACAGTGAAGATCAGTAATTATGGATGGGATCAGTCAGATAAGTTTGTGAAAATCTACATTACCTTAACTGGAGTTCACCAGGTTCCCATTGAGAACGTGCAAGTGCATTTCACCGAGAGATCATTTGATCTTTTGGTGAAGAATCTAAATGGGAAGAATTActccatgattgtgaacaatCTTTTGAAACCCATCTCTGTGGAAGGCAGTTCAAAAAAAGTCAAGACTGACACAGTTATCATCTTAtgtagaaagaaagcagaaaacacaCGATGGGACTACTTGACTCAAGTTGAGAAGGagtgcaaagaaaaagaaaagccctcCTATGACAATGAAACAGATCCCAGTGAGGGATTAATGAATGTcttaaagaaaatttatgaagATGGAGACGATGATATGAAGCGAACCATTAATAAAGCCTGGGTGGAATCAAGAGAGAAGCAAGccaagggagagacagaattttAA